In Helianthus annuus cultivar XRQ/B chromosome 3, HanXRQr2.0-SUNRISE, whole genome shotgun sequence, a single window of DNA contains:
- the LOC110923743 gene encoding leucine-rich repeat extensin-like protein 2 gives MNPPPPPPTTGEPTPPFIPSSTQPSPNTTTPASTPEINPTNTTLPENTQSEYYFSYNPTSSAVPAYSTFFPTSGQPSSSQIPPPNLYQTGPSIIHSTPFQPRVQSQHTSGVRQDGFDDEFEDDFVGYDEEGYMYGGDGDQGEYAYVQSQNQRMSSVGGIPQQQIIPQQLLPQGPPVQRRVQQPHVGPRFQPPPQ, from the coding sequence ATGaatccaccaccacctccacccactacgggtgaacctACACCACCCTTTATACCATCTTCAACACAACCATCACCAAATACTACCACTCCTGCATCCACACCAGAAATCAATCCAACCAATACTACCTTACCTGAGAACACACAGTCTGAATACTACTTCAGTTACAACCCTACATCATCCGCTGTTCCAGCTTATTCAACATTTTTCCCGACATCCGGCCAACCATCATCATCACAAATTCCACCACCTAACCTATACCAAACCGGTCCATCCATTATCCATTCTACTCCATTCCAACCAAGAGTGCAATCTCAACATACTTCGGGAGTAAGACAAGATGGGTTCGATGATGAGTTTGAGGATGACTTTGTGGGTTATGATGAAGAAGGATACAtgtatgggggtgatggagatcaAGGGGAGTATGCCTATgttcaaagtcaaaatcaaaggATGTCAAGTGTTGGTGGGATTCCTCAACAACAAATTATACCTCAACAATTGCTACCACAAGGTCCACCGGTGCAAAGACGTGTTCAACAACCTCATGTGGGGCCGAGATTTCAACCACCTCCACAATAA
- the LOC110923744 gene encoding uncharacterized protein LOC110923744, with protein MRLKIAKEWKGQYGEVNTLQGQGGGGRNYNMNSNTYHPGLRNHPNFRYGNPLNQVNPNFQGNQGFQRQYQTGQVHGGSLGQGSSGRNEVMEMLKGMQMEMQRRNQLDEVRMQKDEIRDKAIQSLTTQMGQLASEVAILKKAKGQLPSDTVTNPKNIKSININVVSTVPSTEFNEKFLTSSCQINTGIGKDTDGKNDKEHGAPIVPIRVGKLKIPHALLDYGASMSVLPGDLYNMYDFGPLEDIDTMVSLADESWRRPRGIVKNVMIRLGEFDYPVDFLVLDYASTKLASQQRVILGRPFLYTANAQINCRDGIITMTEKNRKLYFDVHTREISYESIEEKGRESSDHMKSVHQRIKTNKPPGCEKKYERSSRCVVDYPPNGYLLDAFQPMTSYSRGGDRNRFFEPP; from the coding sequence atgcggctgaaaattgccaaggagtgGAAAGGGCAATATGGGGAAGTGAATACTTTGCAAGGGCagggagggggtggtagaaattacaacaTGAATTCCAATACTTACCACCCCGGTTTACGAAATCACCCGAACTTTAGATACGGGAATCCGTTGAATCAAGTCAACCCGAActtccaaggaaaccaaggatttcaaaggcaatatcaaacgggtcaagtgCATGGTGGGTCTTTGGGTCAAGGCTCTTCGGGTAGAAACGAGGTCATGGAGATGTTGAAAGgtatgcaaatggagatgcaacgAAGAAATCAGCTGGATGAGGTTCGTATGCAAAAAGATGAAATCCGTGACAAAGCTATTCAATCGTTgaccacccaaatgggtcaacttgcgagTGAAGTGGCGATACtgaagaaagcaaaaggccagcTACCAAGTGACACGGTGACAAATCCCAAGAACATAAAAAGCATTaatatcaatgtggtaagcaccgttcctaGTACCGAATTTAATGAAAAATTTCTAACCTCTTCGTGTCAAATAAATACAGGTATAGGGAAGGACACCGATGGTAAGAATGATAAAGAACATGGAGCACCAATCGTGCCTATCCgtgtgggaaaattaaaaatcccACACGCATTATTGGACTATGGGGCGAGCATGAGTGTATTACCAGGTGATCTATATAACATGTATGATTTTGGTCCGCTCGAAGATATAGACACCATGGTGAGTTTGGCGGATGAgagttggaggcgtccacggggaatAGTTAAGAATGTTATGATTCGGTTGGGAGAATTCGACTATCCGGTGGATTTTCTGGTCTTAGATTATGCTTCTACCAAACTGGCAtcacaacaaagggtaattttaggtCGACCGTTTCTTTATACAGCAAATGCTCAAATCAACTGTAGAGACGGGATCATTACTATGACCGAAAAGAACCGTAAGTTGTACTTTGATGTTCATACTAGGGAGATTAGTTATGAATCTATTGAAGAGAAGGGTAGAGAGTCTAGTGACCATATGAAAAGTGTGCATCAaagaataaaaacaaacaaaccaccGGGGTGTGAAAAGAAGTATGAGCGTTCGAGCAGGTGTGTAGTTGACTATCCACCGAATGGATATTTGCTGGATGCATTTCAACCAATGACAAGCTATAGTCGGGGAGGTGATAGGAACcgattctttgagccaccataa